From Ramlibacter agri, a single genomic window includes:
- a CDS encoding carbohydrate ABC transporter permease translates to MQGRLSPRTQAALYGLMCLLLVPFVFPTWWMVTSSVKPISEIFAFPPQLWPAHADFSSYQQVFKLQPFARQYWNSAWIAAVVTLGTLGVASMAGYAFARIRFPGANALFVVVLTGLLIPSEVTIVPLFQMFRALGLVNTHWPLVLIPIFGAPCVFATFIMRQFYITLPAELEEAARVDGLGRFKIFRTIALPLARPALASVAIFTFLHSWNLYLEPIVFLSTPTLFTLPQALTQFTDAYGGPMWNIQLAAATLTALPVLLVFVVAQKQFIEGLAHTGLKG, encoded by the coding sequence ATGCAAGGCCGCCTTTCCCCGCGCACCCAGGCGGCCCTGTACGGGCTCATGTGCCTGCTGCTGGTGCCTTTCGTGTTCCCGACCTGGTGGATGGTGACGTCCTCGGTCAAGCCGATCAGCGAGATCTTCGCCTTCCCGCCGCAGCTGTGGCCGGCGCACGCGGACTTCAGCAGCTACCAGCAGGTGTTCAAGCTGCAGCCCTTCGCGCGCCAGTACTGGAACTCGGCCTGGATCGCCGCGGTGGTGACGCTGGGCACCTTGGGCGTCGCGTCCATGGCGGGCTATGCCTTCGCGCGCATCCGCTTCCCGGGCGCCAACGCGCTGTTCGTGGTGGTGCTGACTGGGCTGCTGATCCCCTCGGAAGTGACCATCGTGCCGCTGTTCCAGATGTTCCGCGCGCTCGGCCTCGTCAACACGCACTGGCCGCTGGTGCTGATCCCGATCTTCGGCGCGCCCTGCGTGTTCGCCACTTTCATCATGCGGCAGTTCTACATCACGCTGCCGGCCGAACTGGAAGAGGCGGCGCGGGTGGACGGCCTGGGCCGCTTCAAGATCTTCCGCACCATCGCCTTGCCGCTGGCGCGCCCGGCGCTGGCCTCCGTGGCGATCTTCACTTTCCTGCACAGCTGGAACCTGTACCTGGAACCGATCGTGTTCCTGTCCACGCCCACGCTGTTCACGCTGCCGCAGGCGCTGACGCAGTTCACCGACGCTTATGGCGGCCCCATGTGGAACATCCAGCTGGCCGCCGCCACGCTGACGGCATTGCCGGTGCTGCTGGTGTTCGTGGTCGCGCAGAAGCAGTTCATCGAAGGCCTAGCCCATACCGGGCTCAAGGGCTGA
- a CDS encoding class III extradiol dioxygenase family protein yields the protein MARIVGGLTTSHVPAIGGAIAKGLQGEPYWKPFFDGFLPVREWLADVKPDVAVVFYNDHGLNFFLDKMPTFAVGAAPEYRNADEGWGIPTLPPFTGQVDLSWHVIEHLIAREFDITTCQEMLVDHAFTLPLKLFWPEACPVTVVPVCINTVQFPLPSARRCYALGQAVGEAIASWNSDKKVVVIGTGGLSHQLDGERAGFINKPFDLKFMDSLVHDPEWATQFSIHELVEKTGTQGVELLMWLATRGAVPGAVRKVHTNYHIPISNTAAGMMALESLA from the coding sequence ATGGCCCGAATCGTCGGTGGACTCACCACCTCCCACGTGCCCGCCATCGGCGGCGCCATCGCCAAGGGCTTGCAGGGCGAGCCCTATTGGAAGCCCTTCTTCGACGGCTTCCTGCCGGTGCGCGAGTGGCTCGCGGACGTGAAGCCGGATGTCGCGGTCGTCTTCTACAACGACCACGGCCTGAACTTTTTCCTCGACAAGATGCCCACTTTCGCCGTGGGCGCCGCACCGGAGTACCGCAACGCCGACGAGGGCTGGGGCATCCCCACGCTGCCCCCCTTCACCGGCCAGGTGGACCTGTCGTGGCACGTCATCGAACATCTCATCGCGCGCGAGTTCGACATCACCACCTGCCAGGAGATGCTGGTGGACCACGCCTTCACCTTGCCGCTGAAGCTGTTCTGGCCGGAAGCGTGCCCGGTGACGGTGGTGCCGGTGTGCATCAACACCGTGCAGTTCCCCTTGCCGAGCGCGCGCCGCTGCTATGCGCTAGGCCAGGCCGTGGGCGAGGCCATCGCTTCCTGGAACAGCGACAAGAAGGTTGTGGTGATCGGCACCGGCGGCCTGTCGCACCAGCTCGATGGCGAGCGGGCGGGCTTCATCAACAAGCCCTTCGACCTGAAGTTCATGGACAGCCTGGTGCACGACCCCGAATGGGCCACGCAGTTCAGCATCCATGAGCTGGTGGAGAAGACCGGCACCCAGGGCGTGGAACTGCTGATGTGGCTGGCCACGCGCGGCGCGGTGCCGGGCGCGGTGCGCAAGGTGCATACGAACTATCACATTCCCATCTCCAACACCGCGGCCGGCATGATGGCGCTGGAGTCGTTAGCGTAG
- a CDS encoding carbohydrate ABC transporter permease, with protein MQEARPFWTLARREALAGGLFVAPQLAGVLVFVLAPLALVFWYSLHEWNVLANTFEFTGAQNYQDLLQDATLPPVLAASAVFAAGLVVFNLSLALLLAVLLNQKLVGITAFRTLFFSPVVVSLVAWTIVWGFLLQANGGINGVLKLAGIEGPNWLRMPATAMASVIVVQVFKNVGLNMILLLAALQGVPRELYEAARIDGASAWRQFRRITLPMISPTILLTSVITVVGALQVFAQIAVLTQGGPGHSTTVLVYYLYQQTFQFHRFGYGSTLAIVLFAIVALLTLAQWQLRKRFVFHEQS; from the coding sequence ATGCAGGAGGCCCGGCCTTTCTGGACCCTGGCGCGGCGCGAGGCCCTGGCCGGCGGCCTGTTCGTGGCGCCGCAGCTCGCCGGCGTGCTGGTCTTCGTGCTGGCGCCGCTGGCGCTGGTGTTCTGGTATTCGCTGCACGAGTGGAACGTGCTGGCCAACACTTTCGAGTTCACCGGCGCGCAGAACTACCAGGACCTGCTGCAGGACGCGACCTTGCCGCCGGTGCTGGCGGCCTCGGCCGTGTTTGCCGCCGGCCTGGTCGTTTTCAACCTGAGCCTGGCGCTGCTGCTGGCGGTGCTGTTGAACCAGAAGCTGGTGGGCATCACCGCCTTCCGCACCCTCTTCTTCTCGCCGGTGGTCGTTTCACTGGTGGCGTGGACCATCGTCTGGGGCTTCCTGCTGCAGGCCAACGGCGGCATCAACGGCGTGCTGAAGCTGGCCGGCATCGAAGGGCCCAACTGGTTGCGCATGCCGGCCACCGCGATGGCTTCGGTGATCGTGGTGCAGGTGTTCAAGAACGTGGGCCTGAACATGATCCTGTTGCTGGCCGCCTTGCAAGGCGTGCCGCGCGAACTCTATGAGGCGGCGCGCATCGACGGCGCCAGCGCGTGGCGGCAGTTCCGCCGCATCACCTTGCCGATGATCAGCCCCACCATCCTGCTCACCTCGGTCATCACGGTGGTGGGCGCGCTGCAGGTGTTCGCGCAGATCGCGGTGCTGACGCAGGGCGGACCCGGCCATTCGACCACGGTGCTGGTGTACTACCTCTATCAGCAGACCTTCCAGTTCCACCGCTTCGGCTACGGTTCCACCTTGGCCATCGTGCTGTTCGCCATCGTGGCGCTGCTCACGCTGGCGCAGTGGCAGTTGCGCAAGCGCTTCGTCTTCCACGAGCAGTCCTGA
- a CDS encoding FAD-dependent oxidoreductase, which produces MQELKTDILVVGGGLGGVAAALGALAGGRSVVMSEEYDWIGGQLTSQAVPPDEHTWVEQFGVTRRYRALRTGIRQFYRDHYPLTEASRAWGDLNPGAGWVSRLCAEPRVGLAVLQAMLLPYIGGGRLTILQPYRPVGAETEGDRVRAVTLKQRDTGETVTVQAAYVIDATETGELLPLTGTEYAVGFESQGDTGEPSAPAQAQPHNVQALSICFAVDHVDGDQVGDKPRNYDTWRRYQPAFWGAPMLSFKAPHPRTLEVVERGFTPNPDDDPLLVDADQRKGGGDMNLWTFRRIAARRNFVPGAYASDICLVNWPMIDYLEGSILDVSEEEKARHLQAAAELSHSMFYWLQTEAPRADGGQGFRGLRLRGDITGTSHGLAMAPYIREGRRLLGVTRVLEQDLSYAVRGDLGAVNYRDSVGVGMYRIDLHPSTGGDNYIDVPSCPFQIPLGALLPRRMTNLLAGGKNMATTHITNGCYRLHPVEWNVGEVAGLLAAHCLATGRTPHQVQGGDAQLAEFQALLAREGVETRWPSIHAY; this is translated from the coding sequence ATGCAAGAACTCAAGACGGACATCCTGGTGGTAGGCGGCGGCCTCGGCGGCGTGGCTGCCGCATTGGGCGCGCTGGCCGGCGGCCGCTCGGTGGTGATGAGCGAGGAATACGACTGGATCGGCGGCCAGCTCACTTCGCAGGCGGTGCCGCCGGACGAACACACCTGGGTCGAGCAGTTCGGCGTCACGCGCCGTTACCGCGCGCTGCGCACCGGCATCCGCCAGTTCTATCGCGACCACTACCCGCTCACCGAGGCCAGCCGCGCCTGGGGCGACCTGAACCCGGGCGCCGGCTGGGTCAGCCGCCTCTGCGCCGAGCCGCGCGTGGGCCTGGCGGTGCTGCAAGCCATGCTGCTCCCCTACATCGGCGGCGGGCGCCTCACGATCCTGCAACCGTACCGGCCGGTGGGCGCCGAAACCGAAGGCGATCGCGTACGCGCCGTCACCCTGAAGCAGCGTGACACCGGCGAGACCGTGACGGTGCAGGCCGCCTACGTGATCGATGCCACCGAGACCGGCGAGCTGCTGCCGCTCACCGGCACCGAATACGCCGTCGGCTTCGAGAGCCAGGGCGACACCGGCGAGCCCAGCGCGCCCGCGCAGGCGCAGCCGCACAACGTGCAGGCGCTGTCGATCTGCTTCGCGGTGGACCACGTGGACGGCGACCAGGTCGGCGACAAGCCGCGCAACTACGACACCTGGCGCCGCTACCAGCCCGCCTTCTGGGGCGCGCCCATGCTGAGCTTCAAGGCGCCGCATCCGCGCACGCTGGAGGTCGTGGAGCGCGGCTTCACGCCCAACCCCGACGACGACCCGCTGCTGGTGGACGCCGACCAGCGCAAGGGTGGCGGCGACATGAACCTGTGGACCTTCCGGCGCATCGCCGCGCGGCGCAACTTCGTGCCCGGCGCCTATGCCTCGGACATCTGCCTGGTGAACTGGCCGATGATCGACTACCTCGAGGGCTCCATCCTCGACGTCAGCGAGGAAGAGAAGGCGCGCCACCTGCAGGCCGCAGCCGAACTCTCGCACTCGATGTTCTACTGGCTGCAGACCGAGGCGCCGCGCGCCGACGGCGGCCAGGGCTTCCGCGGCCTGCGCCTGCGCGGCGACATCACCGGCACCAGCCACGGCCTGGCCATGGCGCCCTACATCCGCGAAGGCCGGCGCCTGCTGGGCGTGACGCGCGTGCTGGAACAGGACCTGTCGTATGCCGTGCGCGGCGACCTGGGCGCGGTCAACTATCGCGACAGCGTGGGCGTGGGCATGTACCGCATCGACCTGCATCCGTCCACCGGCGGCGACAACTACATCGACGTGCCGTCCTGCCCCTTCCAGATCCCGCTGGGCGCGCTGCTGCCCCGGCGCATGACCAACCTGCTGGCCGGCGGCAAGAACATGGCCACCACCCACATCACCAACGGCTGCTACCGGCTGCACCCGGTGGAGTGGAACGTGGGCGAAGTGGCCGGCCTGCTGGCCGCGCATTGCCTGGCCACCGGCCGCACGCCGCACCAGGTGCAGGGCGGCGACGCGCAACTGGCCGAATTCCAGGCGCTGCTCGCACGCGAAGGCGTGGAGACGCGCTGGCCGTCCATCCACGCTTACTGA
- a CDS encoding protocatechuate 4,5-dioxygenase subunit alpha gives MAQPQPIPGTTIFDGIQAAKGYALNKMCFSFNDAGNRAAFKADEEGYMARFQLTAPQAEAIRKRDVLGLLAAGGNVYYLAKFAGILGLDVQDLGAAQTGMSKQDFKAMLVRANEQVIH, from the coding sequence ATGGCACAACCCCAACCCATCCCGGGCACGACCATCTTCGACGGCATCCAGGCCGCCAAAGGCTATGCCCTGAACAAGATGTGCTTCTCGTTCAACGACGCGGGCAACCGCGCGGCCTTCAAGGCGGACGAGGAGGGCTACATGGCGCGCTTCCAGCTCACCGCGCCGCAGGCCGAAGCCATCCGCAAGCGTGACGTGCTGGGCCTGCTGGCCGCGGGTGGCAACGTCTACTACCTCGCCAAGTTCGCCGGCATCCTGGGCCTGGACGTGCAGGACCTCGGCGCCGCGCAGACCGGCATGAGCAAGCAGGACTTCAAGGCGATGCTGGTGCGCGCCAACGAACAAGTGATCCACTGA
- a CDS encoding ABC transporter ATP-binding protein gives MAAVVFSQVQKRFASTPVIHGIDLAIRDGEFIALVGPSGCGKSTLLRLLAGLETVSSGRIAIGARDVTELDPKDRDIAMVFQNYALYPHMTVAANMAFSLEHRGRPRAEIAERVGWAAQILGLSALLERYPRQLSGGQRQRVAMGRAIVRNPQVFLFDEPLSNLDAKLRIVMRGEIKALHRKLGTTMVYVTHDQVEAMTMADRIVVLHGGRIEQVGTPLELFDRPANRFVAGFIGSPAMNFIEGRCTAHGFEADGVLLPLPVMDGLPGQAASYGIRPEHFERCAPGEGVAAQVQGVEPLGSDTQLNLRLAGADVVALFHERLAVQPGDTLHLRPRLEAVHLFDAESGQRLGPM, from the coding sequence ATGGCCGCAGTCGTTTTCTCCCAGGTCCAGAAGCGTTTTGCCAGCACCCCCGTGATCCACGGCATCGACCTCGCCATCCGCGATGGCGAGTTCATCGCGCTGGTGGGCCCTTCGGGCTGCGGCAAGTCGACGCTGCTGCGCCTGCTGGCCGGCCTGGAAACCGTGAGCAGCGGGCGCATCGCCATCGGCGCGCGGGACGTCACCGAGCTGGACCCCAAGGACCGCGACATCGCGATGGTGTTCCAGAACTACGCGCTGTATCCGCACATGACGGTGGCGGCCAACATGGCCTTCTCGCTGGAACACCGCGGCCGGCCACGCGCGGAGATCGCCGAGCGCGTGGGCTGGGCGGCGCAGATTCTCGGCCTGTCCGCGTTGCTGGAACGTTATCCGCGCCAGCTCTCGGGCGGGCAGCGCCAGCGCGTGGCCATGGGGCGCGCCATCGTGCGCAACCCGCAGGTCTTCCTGTTCGACGAGCCGCTGTCCAACCTGGACGCCAAGCTGCGCATCGTGATGCGCGGCGAGATCAAGGCGCTGCACCGCAAGCTGGGCACGACGATGGTCTACGTCACGCACGACCAGGTGGAGGCCATGACCATGGCCGACCGCATCGTCGTGCTGCATGGCGGCCGCATCGAGCAGGTGGGCACGCCGCTGGAACTGTTCGACCGGCCGGCCAACCGCTTCGTCGCCGGCTTCATCGGCTCGCCCGCCATGAATTTCATCGAGGGCCGCTGCACCGCGCACGGCTTCGAGGCCGATGGCGTGCTGCTGCCGCTGCCCGTGATGGATGGCTTGCCCGGCCAGGCCGCCAGCTATGGCATCCGTCCCGAGCATTTCGAGCGCTGCGCGCCGGGTGAAGGCGTGGCCGCGCAAGTCCAAGGCGTGGAGCCTCTCGGCTCGGACACGCAGCTCAACCTGCGCCTGGCCGGCGCGGACGTGGTGGCGCTCTTCCACGAACGGCTCGCCGTGCAGCCCGGGGACACGCTCCACCTGCGGCCCCGGCTGGAGGCCGTGCACCTGTTCGACGCGGAGAGCGGACAGCGCCTCGGGCCGATGTGA
- a CDS encoding LysR substrate-binding domain-containing protein, with the protein MDSRRLRNFVTVVETGSIARAAAVLHIAQPALSVQVRQMEDLVGCQLLSRSSRGVVPTATGLEFCRRAKETLKMMDALRAIGQEDLSSPSGHVVLGTAASAANMLAVPLVNAVRERYPGITLELLESPGAHLGEMLLRGRVDICVMLGEYESSGMQVLPVLEEDLFVVGLRGEAGGEVDLDRLDGARMVMPARPNSLRTLFDRECAARGVTPQVVTEASSPWTMVQLVRAGIGATVLPMSMLGGTQPADLPVARLVNPALSRPVSVATAIAAPQSPHLLAVKALLLETLEQQAHGSSWQGVRAWPAPAAMLAA; encoded by the coding sequence ATGGATTCGCGCCGCTTGAGGAATTTCGTGACGGTCGTCGAGACCGGCAGCATCGCGCGCGCCGCGGCGGTGCTGCACATCGCCCAACCGGCGTTGAGCGTGCAGGTCCGGCAGATGGAAGACCTGGTCGGCTGCCAGCTCCTGAGCCGCAGCTCGCGCGGCGTGGTGCCCACGGCCACCGGCCTGGAGTTCTGCCGGCGCGCCAAGGAAACCCTGAAGATGATGGACGCGCTGCGCGCCATCGGCCAGGAGGACCTGTCTTCGCCGTCGGGGCACGTGGTGCTCGGCACGGCTGCCAGCGCCGCCAACATGCTGGCCGTGCCGCTGGTGAACGCGGTGCGCGAGCGCTATCCCGGCATCACGCTGGAACTGCTGGAAAGCCCCGGCGCCCACCTGGGCGAGATGCTGCTGCGCGGCCGCGTGGACATCTGCGTGATGCTGGGCGAGTACGAGTCCTCCGGCATGCAGGTGCTGCCGGTGCTGGAGGAAGACCTGTTCGTCGTCGGCCTGCGCGGCGAGGCGGGCGGCGAAGTCGACCTGGATCGCCTGGATGGCGCGCGCATGGTGATGCCGGCGCGGCCCAACAGCCTGCGCACGCTGTTCGACCGCGAATGCGCCGCGCGCGGCGTCACGCCGCAGGTGGTGACGGAAGCGTCCTCGCCCTGGACGATGGTGCAGCTGGTGCGCGCGGGCATAGGCGCAACGGTGCTGCCCATGTCGATGCTCGGTGGCACGCAGCCGGCGGACCTGCCGGTGGCGCGGCTGGTGAATCCCGCGCTCTCGCGGCCGGTTTCGGTGGCCACCGCCATCGCCGCGCCGCAGTCGCCCCACCTGCTGGCCGTGAAGGCGCTGCTGCTGGAGACGCTGGAGCAGCAGGCGCACGGCAGCAGCTGGCAGGGCGTGCGGGCCTGGCCGGCGCCCGCGGCTATGCTCGCGGCATGA
- a CDS encoding enoyl-CoA hydratase-related protein → MTEAILVERSGPIATVVLNRPDKLNAMNKSMWQALAAAVDTLSADDGVRCIVVRGAGEKAFCPGADISEFERERSNAAQAADYGRLVRAVVASMENCRHPLLAQIHGLCVGGGLLIASLCDIRICGESGRFGVPVKNLGLVEAYAEMAPLVRLAGADAALEILLEGRVFGAAEAKDKRLVTRVVPDAEVAAEAAAAAQRIAEGAPLVARWHKKFARRLADPRPISEAEERECYACFDTEDFRIGWAAFLAKRKPDFVGR, encoded by the coding sequence ATGACCGAAGCCATCCTCGTAGAGCGCAGCGGCCCCATCGCCACGGTGGTGCTCAATCGTCCCGACAAGCTGAACGCGATGAACAAGTCCATGTGGCAGGCGCTCGCCGCCGCCGTGGACACGCTCTCGGCCGACGACGGCGTGCGCTGCATCGTCGTGCGCGGCGCCGGCGAAAAGGCCTTCTGCCCCGGCGCCGACATCAGCGAGTTCGAGCGCGAGCGCTCCAACGCCGCGCAGGCCGCCGACTACGGCCGCCTGGTGCGCGCGGTGGTCGCGAGCATGGAGAACTGCCGGCATCCGCTGCTCGCGCAGATCCACGGCCTGTGCGTCGGCGGCGGGCTGCTGATCGCGTCGCTGTGCGACATCCGCATCTGCGGCGAGTCCGGCCGCTTCGGCGTGCCGGTGAAGAACCTGGGGCTGGTGGAAGCCTATGCCGAGATGGCGCCGCTGGTGCGCCTGGCCGGCGCCGACGCGGCGCTGGAGATCCTGCTGGAAGGCCGCGTGTTCGGCGCGGCGGAGGCGAAGGACAAGCGCCTGGTGACGCGCGTCGTGCCCGATGCCGAGGTCGCGGCGGAGGCGGCGGCCGCGGCGCAGCGCATCGCCGAAGGCGCGCCGCTGGTGGCGCGCTGGCACAAGAAGTTCGCGCGGCGCCTGGCCGACCCGCGGCCCATCAGCGAAGCCGAGGAGCGCGAGTGCTACGCCTGCTTCGACACCGAGGACTTCCGCATCGGCTGGGCGGCCTTCCTGGCGAAGCGCAAGCCCGACTTCGTGGGTCGCTGA
- a CDS encoding ABC transporter substrate-binding protein, with amino-acid sequence MSQRSLRLLPKALGLAGSLALCLAFASQAAAQEVKLRMTIWSANEAHLKLFNSIAEGFKAQQPNVSVTFEPLPFDNYTTALTTQIAGGNAPDMAWIFETSAHDFVNSGALYPVGKTLAATPGYALADVAPSATERWTKDGTLYAYPFSTSPFGVFVNNDLIKQAGAKTPAELIAANQWTWPNAIATAQAVAAKSGKGGIVVRDFNYQAWQFLSSVYYGWGASPWSADGKRCTFADKPMVDALNFVHDAVFDKKAMPGPGQNVDFFAGDAAMTITQISRASLLPKEKSFDWDLVPLPRGPMGDYAIVGQAGVGVLKQSKNAEMAAKFVAYMTNPENSAKLAQFFPSARRSLLNADTLGKTNARLSPAQLDKVVVSGISTGKLMPGHTDFARLQQMVRAGLDPVWQPKADIPAAMKSICAQIGPLLAK; translated from the coding sequence ATGAGCCAACGATCCCTCCGCCTCCTGCCCAAGGCCCTCGGCCTGGCGGGCAGCCTCGCCCTTTGCCTCGCCTTCGCAAGCCAGGCCGCAGCACAGGAAGTGAAGCTGCGCATGACGATCTGGAGCGCCAACGAAGCGCACCTGAAGCTGTTCAACAGCATCGCGGAAGGCTTCAAGGCGCAGCAGCCGAACGTCAGCGTCACCTTCGAGCCGCTGCCCTTCGACAACTACACCACCGCGCTGACCACGCAGATCGCCGGCGGCAACGCGCCGGACATGGCCTGGATCTTCGAGACCTCGGCCCATGACTTCGTCAATTCTGGCGCGCTCTACCCGGTGGGCAAGACGCTCGCGGCCACGCCCGGCTACGCGCTGGCCGACGTGGCGCCCAGCGCCACCGAGCGCTGGACCAAGGACGGCACGCTCTACGCCTATCCTTTCTCCACCTCGCCCTTCGGCGTCTTCGTCAACAACGACCTGATCAAGCAGGCCGGCGCCAAGACGCCGGCGGAGCTGATCGCCGCCAACCAGTGGACCTGGCCCAACGCCATCGCCACCGCGCAGGCCGTGGCCGCCAAGAGCGGCAAGGGCGGGATCGTGGTGCGCGACTTCAACTACCAGGCCTGGCAGTTCCTGTCCTCCGTCTACTACGGCTGGGGCGCCTCGCCGTGGAGCGCGGACGGCAAGCGCTGCACCTTCGCCGACAAGCCGATGGTCGACGCACTGAACTTCGTGCACGACGCCGTGTTCGACAAGAAGGCCATGCCCGGCCCCGGCCAGAACGTCGACTTCTTCGCCGGCGACGCCGCGATGACCATCACGCAGATCAGCCGCGCCTCGCTGCTGCCCAAGGAGAAATCCTTCGACTGGGACCTGGTGCCGCTGCCGCGCGGCCCGATGGGCGACTACGCGATCGTCGGCCAGGCCGGCGTGGGCGTGTTGAAGCAAAGCAAGAACGCCGAGATGGCGGCGAAGTTCGTGGCCTACATGACCAACCCGGAGAACTCGGCGAAGCTCGCGCAGTTCTTCCCCTCGGCACGCCGCTCGCTGCTCAACGCCGACACGCTGGGCAAGACCAACGCGCGCCTGTCGCCGGCGCAGTTGGACAAGGTGGTGGTCAGCGGCATCTCCACCGGCAAGCTGATGCCGGGGCACACCGACTTCGCCCGCCTGCAGCAGATGGTGCGCGCCGGCCTCGACCCGGTCTGGCAGCCCAAGGCGGACATTCCGGCGGCGATGAAATCGATCTGCGCGCAGATCGGCCCGCTGCTGGCGAAGTAA
- a CDS encoding CaiB/BaiF CoA transferase family protein: MTNEATVPGWQPLKGVRVLELAQIMAGPVAGLMLADLGADVVKVEKFPGGDDARGFNSKGAHDMPPNFEVLNRGKRSVAINLKTDEGRESLRRMVAQADVLTENFRPGTLEGLGLGVKQLLEINPRLIYCSVSGYGSRGPLAERGGFDLILQAFCGLISVTGEPGRPPVKPGVSIADVNAGILAAMGVLGAYVHVLRTGQGQHVETSLLQASMQQLYWYAALFFSGGTVPERLGTAHPVTAPYQTFRCADGEIAIGGANESNWLRLCEVLGHPEWRTDPRFASGRDRLDHREALKECIDAALAGQTRAHWEATLSAAGVPAGPVQSVAEALSHPQARAMDIVVDAQTVDGGSRPMIGLPMHFSGRNAPATTPAPRLGQHTGEVLAEFGFTEAEIRELLARRCALQAGQ; this comes from the coding sequence ATGACGAACGAAGCGACGGTCCCGGGCTGGCAGCCCCTGAAGGGCGTGCGGGTGCTGGAACTCGCGCAGATCATGGCGGGCCCGGTGGCGGGCCTGATGCTCGCGGACCTCGGCGCCGACGTGGTGAAGGTGGAGAAGTTCCCCGGCGGCGACGACGCCCGCGGCTTCAACAGCAAGGGCGCCCACGACATGCCGCCCAACTTCGAGGTCCTCAATCGCGGCAAGCGCTCCGTCGCCATCAACCTGAAGACGGACGAAGGCCGCGAGTCGCTGCGCCGCATGGTGGCGCAGGCCGACGTGCTGACCGAGAACTTCCGGCCCGGCACGCTGGAAGGCCTGGGCCTGGGCGTGAAGCAGCTGCTCGAGATCAATCCGCGCCTCATCTACTGCAGCGTCAGCGGCTACGGCAGCCGCGGCCCGCTGGCCGAACGCGGCGGCTTCGACCTGATCCTGCAGGCCTTCTGCGGCCTGATCAGCGTGACCGGCGAGCCCGGCCGGCCGCCGGTGAAGCCGGGCGTCTCCATCGCCGACGTCAACGCCGGCATCCTGGCCGCAATGGGCGTGCTGGGCGCCTACGTGCACGTGCTGCGCACCGGGCAGGGCCAGCACGTGGAGACCTCGCTGCTGCAGGCCTCCATGCAGCAGCTTTACTGGTATGCGGCCCTGTTCTTCTCCGGCGGCACGGTGCCGGAGCGCCTGGGCACCGCCCACCCGGTGACCGCGCCCTACCAGACCTTCCGCTGCGCCGACGGCGAGATCGCCATCGGCGGCGCCAACGAATCGAACTGGCTGCGCCTTTGCGAAGTGCTGGGCCACCCCGAATGGCGCACGGATCCGCGCTTCGCTTCGGGCAGGGACCGCCTGGACCACCGCGAGGCGCTGAAGGAATGCATCGACGCGGCGCTGGCCGGCCAGACCCGCGCCCACTGGGAAGCCACGCTCAGCGCCGCCGGCGTGCCGGCCGGGCCGGTGCAGTCGGTGGCCGAAGCGCTGTCGCATCCGCAGGCGCGCGCGATGGACATCGTGGTCGACGCCCAGACCGTCGACGGCGGCAGCCGGCCCATGATCGGCCTGCCCATGCACTTCAGCGGCCGCAATGCGCCGGCCACGACGCCCGCCCCGCGCCTGGGCCAGCACACCGGCGAGGTGCTGGCGGAGTTCGGCTTCACCGAGGCGGAGATCCGCGAACTGCTGGCGCGCCGCTGCGCGCTGCAAGCCGGCCAATGA